The following are encoded in a window of Chrysiogenia bacterium genomic DNA:
- a CDS encoding OmpA family protein: MGNMSTVDSQGRVRKDVLSANDSAMEASAGSEGSESGLLVPAALFAFDSSTLDSSARATLDEVAALLSKNGSWIVTLEGHCDERGTEEYNLGLGQRRAESAKRYLLQKGISSSRIDTVSFGEAYPVDARSNEAAWAKNRRVHFAFAKGSAS; encoded by the coding sequence ATGGGCAACATGAGCACCGTCGACTCGCAGGGCCGCGTTCGCAAGGACGTCCTGAGTGCCAACGACTCCGCCATGGAAGCCTCGGCCGGTTCCGAAGGCAGCGAGAGCGGCCTGCTTGTTCCCGCCGCGCTGTTTGCGTTCGACAGCTCGACGCTAGACTCCAGCGCGCGCGCCACACTTGATGAAGTCGCCGCGCTGCTCTCCAAGAACGGTTCGTGGATCGTGACCCTCGAAGGCCACTGCGACGAGCGCGGCACCGAGGAATACAACCTGGGCCTTGGACAGCGCCGCGCCGAGTCGGCCAAGCGCTACCTGCTGCAGAAGGGGATTTCCTCGAGCCGCATCGACACCGTGAGCTTCGGCGAGGCATATCCGGTCGACGCGCGCAGCAACGAAGCGGCCTGGGCGAAGAACCGCCGCGTGCACTTTGCATTCGCGAAGGGCTCGGCCAGCTAA